Proteins co-encoded in one Papaver somniferum cultivar HN1 chromosome 5, ASM357369v1, whole genome shotgun sequence genomic window:
- the LOC113282309 gene encoding serine/threonine-protein kinase STY13-like: protein MDSENGFYPDEFHLDSKWLIDPKNLFVGPRIGEGGHAKVYEGKYKNQNVAIKIVHKGETEEEIAKRESRFAREVAMLSRVQHKNLVKFIGACKEPVMVVVTELLAGGSLRKYLMSMRPKCLDTCVAVGFALDIARAMECLHSHGIIHRDLKPDNLILTADLKTVKLVDFGLAREETVTEMMTAETGTYRWMAPELYSTVTLRQGEKKHYNHKVDAYSFAIVLWELLHNRVPFEGMSNLQAAYAAAFKKVRPSAENLPEDLALILTSCWKEDPNARPNFSQIVQMLLHYLSTAAPAGPPAIPSRLFSSENRVFTPDSPGTSSLMAIRDDETPKAKLENKSKGFFFCFNQCY from the exons ATGGATTCTGAAAACGGCTTCTACCCAGATGAGTTTCATTTAGACTCAAAATGGTTGATTGATCCAAAAAATCTGTTTGTTGGTCCAAGAATTGGAGAAGGTGGTCATGCTAAAGTCTATGAAGGAAA ATACAAAAATCAAAATGTTGCTATTAAAATTGTTCATAAAGGTGAAACGGAAGAGGAAATTGCAAAGAGAGAATCACGGTTTGCAAGAGAGGTTGCAATGTTATCTAGAGTGCAGCACAAAAACTTAGTAAAG TTTATTGGGGCTTGTAAGGAGCCAGTAATGGTGGTAGTAACTGAACTTTTGGCCGGTGGTTCATTGCGTAAATACTTGATGAGCATGCGGCCCAAGTGCTTAGATACATGTGTAGCAGTCGGTTTTGCTCTCGACATTGCTCGCGCGATGGAGTGTTTGCATTCTCATGGGATCATTCATCGTGATCTGAAGCCTG ATAACTTGATCTTGACAGCAGACCTCAAAACGGTGAAACTTGTCGATTTTGGTTTAGCGAGAGAAGAGACGGTAACAGAGATGATGACGGCTGAAACAGGGACATACCGTTGGATGGCTCCAGAG TTGTACAGCACTGTTACATTGAGGCAAGGTGAGAAGAAGCATTACAACCACAAGGTAGATGCGTATAGTTTTGCCATTGTATTGTGGGAACTATTGCATAACCGAGTCCCTTTTGAGGGCATGTCAAACCTACAAGCAGCCTATGCAGCTGCTTTTAAA AAAGTGAGACCCAGTGCAGAAAATCTACCTGAGGATTTGGCTTTAATTTTAACTTCATGCTGGAAAGAGGACCCAAATGCACGTCCTAATTTCAGCCAAATAGTACAGATGCTCCTTCATTATCTATCTACTGCTGCACCAGCAGGACCACCGGCAATCCCATCTCGCTTGTTTAGTTCTGAGAATAGGGTATTTACACCAGACTCTCCAGGAACTAGCTCGTTGATGGCCATCCGTGATGACGAAACCCCTAAGGCGAAGTTGGAAAACAAGTCTAAAGGATTCTTCTTCTGCTTTAATCAATGCTACTGA
- the LOC113279386 gene encoding uncharacterized protein LOC113279386 → MTRYLEQNYHVVKQDNHCRVSSPYPTNIREYQYPEYYISPKFKTYDGQGNAWEHLSRFLSATNDRASDGKLCLKEFPKSLTGTTFTWYDNLKAESVDSWPTMSTLFLRKFYSVKRKITTIDLSKNGQQMGKEIGKYILRFWRLELNYQEDISKETLVEICVRGMIPAFKGSLINFRFHTFVELEEAAERIADYIEEIPIDPSWRHTVSTVSEAPRNVRPNTNRERRDQFQTIGRNHGRSGRTRHDSNPPPPLPCRKERTVELLGQWVTEQEIQLPPTVVDVNKMDKNSARYCHYNRRLGHPTE, encoded by the coding sequence ATGACGAGGTACTTGGAGCAGAATTATCATGTGGTAAAACAAGACAACCACTGTCGCGTAAGCAGTCCATACCCAACAAACATCCGAGAATACCAGTATCCCGAATACTACATTTCCCCGAAATTCAAGACTTATGACGGACAGGGGAACGCATGGGAACATCTTAGCCGATTCCTATCAGCAACGAATGATAGAGCCTCCGACGGAAAGTTGTGCCTAAAAGAATTTCCCAAATCGCTCACAGGCACGACGTTCACCTGGTATGACAACCTAAAGGCAGAAAGCGTGGATTCCTGGCCGACTATGTCCACACTCTTTCTTCGGAAATTCTATtcagtcaagaggaaaatcacgacAATAGACTTGAGCAAGAACGGACAACAGATGGGAAAAGAAATAGGAAAGTATATCTTACGGTTCTGGCGCTTGGAACTAAACTATCAAGAAGACATCAGTAAGGAAACACTCGTTGAGATTTGTGTACGAGGAATGATCCCAGCTTTCAAGGGGAGTTTGATCAATTTTAGATTCCATACCTTCGTCGAGCTAGAAGAAGCGGCCGAAAGGATCGCCGACTACATAGAAGAAATACCCATAGACCCTTCTTGGCGCCACACAGTCAGTACCGTATCTGAGGCACCGCGCAATGTAAGACCCAACACTAATAGAGAAAGGAGGGACCAATTCCAAACCATCGGTAGAAACCATGGGAGAAGCGGAAGGACTAGGCATGACTCAAACCCACCACCCCCTCTTCCTTGCAGGAAAGAGCGCACAGTCGAATTACTGGGTCAGTGGGTCACCGAACAAGAAATTCAGCTGCCCCCGACGGTAGTAGACGTTAACAAAATGGATAAGAACTCCGCCAGGTACTGCCACTATAATCGAAGGTTGGGGCACCCAACAGAATAA